Proteins found in one Pseudomonas marvdashtae genomic segment:
- a CDS encoding GNAT family N-acetyltransferase: MSKIHVRVADWQKDNAEIRRIRETVFIAEQSVPPELEWDSDDQEAVHFLAYEGDFPIGTARLLVDGHIGRVSVLKDWRGLKVGDALMHAVIAEAEKRGLQQQMLSAQVHATPFYERLGFTVVSEEFLEAGIPHVDMVRHSA, from the coding sequence ATGAGTAAAATTCACGTTCGTGTCGCAGACTGGCAAAAGGATAACGCCGAGATCCGGCGCATTCGTGAAACGGTGTTCATTGCCGAGCAATCCGTGCCACCGGAGCTGGAGTGGGATTCGGATGACCAGGAAGCGGTACATTTTCTGGCCTACGAAGGCGACTTTCCCATCGGCACCGCACGCCTCCTGGTCGACGGCCACATCGGACGCGTTTCGGTCCTCAAGGATTGGCGCGGCCTGAAGGTGGGCGATGCGCTGATGCACGCGGTGATCGCCGAGGCCGAGAAACGCGGTCTCCAGCAACAGATGCTCAGCGCGCAGGTGCATGCCACGCCGTTCTATGAGCGACTGGGGTTTACGGTGGTGAGCGAGGAGTTTCTGGAGGCCGGAATTCCTCATGTGGACATGGTCCGTCATTCGGCCTGA
- a CDS encoding secretin N-terminal domain-containing protein, giving the protein MSLRTLLTTLLLGCSLSVMAATEIVPLNYRTSADLLPVAQNFIGKDGQVSAYGNQLIVNAEPGKIAELRQFLAQLDTAPKRLLITVDTNENNLQGDQGYSINGAAPSQTRIINRGTASRDGGVQQIQASEGQPALIQVGQSVPFTSNQTDSYGRLQSQTEYRNVTQGFYVTASVTGETVHLNISTNRDRMSQERPDVVNVQSTDTTVSGRLGEWITLAGVNRQTQADKQGLTRSYSTQGRDDMILRVKVDTLN; this is encoded by the coding sequence ATGTCCCTACGTACCCTGCTGACCACCTTGCTGCTCGGTTGCAGCCTGTCAGTCATGGCCGCCACCGAAATCGTGCCGCTGAACTACCGAACCAGCGCGGATCTGCTGCCGGTGGCGCAGAATTTCATCGGCAAGGACGGTCAGGTCAGCGCCTATGGCAACCAGTTGATCGTCAACGCCGAGCCCGGCAAGATCGCCGAGCTTCGGCAATTCCTGGCCCAACTGGACACCGCCCCCAAGCGCTTGCTGATCACGGTCGATACCAACGAAAACAACCTGCAGGGCGACCAGGGCTATTCCATCAACGGCGCCGCCCCCAGCCAGACCCGCATCATCAACCGCGGCACGGCCAGCCGTGACGGTGGCGTGCAACAGATCCAGGCCAGCGAAGGCCAGCCGGCGTTGATCCAGGTCGGCCAGAGCGTGCCGTTCACCAGCAACCAGACCGACAGTTACGGCCGCCTGCAAAGCCAGACCGAATACCGCAACGTCACCCAAGGTTTTTATGTGACGGCCAGCGTCACTGGCGAGACCGTTCATCTGAACATCAGTACCAACCGTGACCGCATGAGCCAGGAACGTCCCGATGTAGTGAACGTACAAAGTACCGACACAACCGTCAGCGGTCGCCTGGGCGAATGGATCACCCTGGCCGGCGTAAATCGCCAGACGCAAGCCGATAAACAGGGCCTGACCCGCAGCTACTCGACCCAAGGCCGGGACGACATGATTTTGCGGGTCAAGGTCGACACCCTGAACTAA
- the leuS gene encoding leucine--tRNA ligase, whose protein sequence is MRSEYDAAWVERAAQAYWRNTDTFKTVEDDHRPKFYACSMLPYPSGKLHMGHVRNYTINDMLARHLRMKGFNVLMPMGWDAFGLPAENAAMKSGVSPAQWTQLNIADMKSQMQPLGFAFDWSREVSTCDPQYYKWSQWFFLQLLEKGVVYKQTQTVNWDPVDRTVLANEQVIDGRGWRSGAVVEKREIPGYYLRITQYAEELLGAIDTLDGWPDRVRAMQRNWIGKTTGVRLAFSHQIRDVAGRLIEGGELWAFTTRVDTLMGVTFCAISPEHVLAKRALELNPDLEPLMTACRNKDFDEALGKLGVPCGFKVEHPLSREPIELWITNYVLDEYGEGALMGVPAHDERDFEFARQYDLPVRQVIAHEGDVYDPRNWSDSYARCEGRLVNSGIYDGLSVAQAAQAITTALVECGKGDRRTTWRLRDWGISRQRYWGTPIPIIHCKLCGDVPVPYSDLPVVLPDDCIPDGSGNPLLTHDGFRHVACPSCLAPALRETDTMDTFVDSSWYFMRYCDPDNHASMVGPGSRYWMPIDQYIGGIEHAVLHLLYARFWTRAMRDEGLVDFSEPFKSLFTQGMLLRESYSRKKADGSRQWFYPAQVAVEYDHKGRPIKAISLEDGLPVDIGGAEKMSKSKNNVVEPKEIIAKFGADTARLFTIFAGPPDQDTVWSDSGVEGAYRFLSRLWRFAHDCGARFDASDQLGESAESKRVRHEVHRLLQQINRDFERLQYNTVVSGAMKILKVLEGAKAANPTIVCEGMAILLQVLYPVTPHISHVLWGELGYAGVIHDSSWPMPDGDALTQDEVKMVVQVNGKVRGEIMIETDADHEAIRLRVSSDALLHKRLEGAVRMVVVPNRLVNFIV, encoded by the coding sequence ATGCGATCAGAATACGATGCGGCCTGGGTTGAACGCGCTGCGCAAGCCTATTGGCGTAATACCGATACATTTAAGACCGTCGAAGACGATCATCGACCGAAGTTCTATGCCTGCTCCATGTTGCCTTATCCATCGGGAAAGCTGCACATGGGGCATGTACGCAACTATACGATCAACGACATGTTGGCGCGTCATTTGCGGATGAAAGGTTTCAATGTGTTGATGCCGATGGGTTGGGATGCCTTTGGATTGCCGGCGGAAAACGCGGCGATGAAGTCCGGCGTTTCACCCGCGCAGTGGACACAACTGAACATTGCCGACATGAAGTCGCAAATGCAGCCGCTGGGATTTGCCTTCGATTGGTCGCGGGAGGTCTCCACTTGTGATCCGCAGTATTACAAGTGGAGCCAGTGGTTTTTCCTCCAGTTGCTGGAAAAAGGTGTTGTCTATAAACAAACCCAAACCGTGAATTGGGACCCGGTCGATCGAACGGTTCTGGCCAACGAACAGGTGATCGACGGTCGGGGATGGCGTTCGGGGGCAGTCGTTGAAAAGCGCGAGATCCCTGGGTATTACCTACGCATTACTCAATATGCCGAGGAGTTGCTCGGCGCGATCGACACATTGGATGGCTGGCCGGACAGGGTGCGCGCCATGCAGCGCAACTGGATCGGCAAGACGACGGGTGTGCGCCTGGCATTTTCCCACCAGATACGAGACGTTGCCGGGCGACTGATCGAAGGAGGTGAGTTGTGGGCGTTCACGACGCGAGTCGACACGCTGATGGGGGTGACGTTCTGCGCCATCTCCCCTGAGCATGTCCTAGCTAAGCGAGCCCTGGAGCTCAACCCCGATCTTGAACCATTGATGACGGCGTGTCGGAACAAGGATTTTGACGAGGCGCTTGGCAAATTGGGTGTCCCTTGCGGTTTCAAGGTTGAGCATCCGTTGAGCAGGGAGCCTATCGAGTTATGGATAACCAACTATGTACTCGATGAATATGGTGAGGGTGCGCTGATGGGGGTGCCCGCCCACGATGAGCGTGATTTCGAATTCGCTCGGCAATATGATTTGCCCGTTCGCCAAGTCATCGCCCATGAAGGCGATGTTTACGATCCGCGTAACTGGTCCGATAGCTACGCTCGTTGTGAGGGCCGCCTGGTGAATTCAGGCATATACGATGGGCTATCCGTCGCTCAGGCGGCCCAGGCCATAACCACTGCATTGGTGGAATGTGGGAAAGGTGATCGACGGACTACTTGGCGCCTGCGCGATTGGGGAATCTCTCGACAGCGGTATTGGGGGACCCCCATTCCGATCATCCACTGCAAGCTATGTGGTGACGTTCCGGTGCCTTATTCGGACTTGCCGGTCGTACTTCCTGATGATTGCATCCCGGACGGCAGTGGGAACCCGCTACTTACCCATGACGGGTTTCGCCACGTAGCCTGTCCGTCTTGCTTGGCTCCTGCACTGCGTGAAACCGACACCATGGATACCTTCGTCGATTCAAGTTGGTATTTCATGCGCTATTGCGATCCAGACAATCACGCGTCCATGGTCGGGCCTGGCAGTCGCTATTGGATGCCGATCGATCAGTACATCGGCGGCATCGAACATGCTGTGCTGCACCTGCTCTATGCCCGGTTCTGGACCCGGGCGATGCGTGACGAAGGCCTGGTCGACTTCAGTGAGCCGTTCAAGAGTCTCTTCACCCAAGGAATGCTGCTCCGCGAAAGTTACTCCCGGAAAAAGGCCGACGGCAGCCGCCAATGGTTCTACCCCGCGCAAGTCGCTGTCGAATATGACCACAAGGGCCGCCCGATCAAGGCGATATCGCTGGAGGATGGTTTGCCAGTCGATATAGGCGGTGCGGAAAAAATGTCCAAATCCAAGAACAATGTTGTCGAGCCAAAGGAGATTATCGCCAAGTTCGGGGCCGACACTGCTCGACTGTTCACGATTTTTGCCGGTCCGCCTGACCAGGACACGGTATGGAGTGACAGCGGCGTGGAGGGCGCCTATCGTTTTTTGAGCCGGCTCTGGCGCTTCGCCCACGATTGCGGAGCTCGGTTTGACGCGAGCGATCAGCTTGGGGAGTCTGCCGAGTCGAAACGTGTGCGGCATGAGGTTCATCGTCTGTTGCAGCAGATCAACAGGGACTTCGAGCGGCTGCAATACAACACCGTTGTCTCGGGCGCGATGAAAATCCTCAAGGTGCTTGAGGGTGCCAAGGCCGCGAATCCGACAATTGTTTGTGAGGGTATGGCTATCCTGTTGCAGGTTTTGTATCCGGTAACACCGCACATTTCTCACGTTTTGTGGGGAGAGTTGGGTTATGCGGGCGTTATCCATGACAGTTCATGGCCAATGCCGGACGGGGACGCGCTGACGCAGGACGAAGTAAAGATGGTCGTGCAAGTCAACGGAAAGGTGCGCGGCGAGATCATGATCGAAACCGATGCCGACCATGAGGCGATACGGCTCCGGGTATCGTCCGATGCGCTATTGCACAAGCGTCTGGAGGGGGCTGTCAGGATGGTTGTGGTGCCGAACCGCTTGGTGAATTTTATAGTCTGA
- the aceA gene encoding isocitrate lyase yields MALTREQQIAALEKDWAENPRWKGVKRNYSAADVVRLRGSVQPEHTFAKMGAEKLWNLVTQGAKPAFRPEKDFVNCMGALTGGQAVQQVKAGIQAIYLSGWQVAADNNSAESMYPDQSLYPVDSVPTVVKRINNSFRRADQIQWKAGKNPGDEGYIDYFAPIVADAEAGFGGVLNAYELMKSMIEAGAAGVHFEDQLASVKKCGHMGGKVLVPTQEAVQKLTAARLAADVAGTPTIILARTDANAADLLTSDCDPYDQPFVTGERTQEGFYKVRAGLDQAIARGLAYAPYADLIWCETAKPDLDEARRFAEAIKKEYPDQLLSYNCSPSFNWKKNLDDATIAKFQRELSAMGYKHQFITLAGIHNMWHSMFNLAHDYARNDMTAYVKLQEQEFADASKGYTFVAHQQEVGTGYFDDMTTVIQGGTSSVTALTGSTEEEQFH; encoded by the coding sequence ATGGCACTGACACGCGAACAGCAAATTGCAGCCCTTGAAAAAGACTGGGCTGAAAACCCGCGCTGGAAAGGCGTGAAGCGCAATTACTCCGCTGCTGACGTCGTCCGTCTGCGTGGTTCGGTTCAACCTGAGCACACCTTTGCGAAAATGGGCGCCGAGAAGCTGTGGAACCTGGTCACCCAGGGCGCCAAGCCAGCCTTCCGCCCCGAAAAAGATTTCGTCAACTGCATGGGCGCCCTGACTGGCGGCCAGGCTGTGCAGCAAGTCAAAGCCGGTATCCAGGCGATCTACCTGTCGGGCTGGCAAGTGGCGGCGGACAACAACTCCGCCGAATCCATGTACCCCGACCAGTCGCTGTACCCGGTGGATTCGGTTCCAACCGTGGTCAAGCGCATCAACAACTCGTTCCGTCGCGCCGACCAGATCCAGTGGAAAGCCGGCAAGAACCCGGGCGACGAAGGCTACATCGATTACTTCGCGCCGATCGTGGCTGACGCCGAAGCCGGTTTCGGCGGCGTACTGAACGCCTACGAGCTGATGAAAAGCATGATCGAAGCAGGCGCCGCCGGCGTTCACTTCGAAGACCAGCTGGCCTCGGTGAAAAAATGCGGCCATATGGGCGGCAAAGTATTGGTGCCAACCCAGGAAGCCGTGCAGAAGCTGACCGCTGCCCGTCTGGCTGCCGACGTTGCCGGTACGCCGACCATCATCCTGGCGCGCACCGACGCTAACGCGGCCGACCTGCTGACGTCCGATTGCGACCCGTACGACCAGCCATTCGTGACTGGCGAACGTACCCAGGAAGGCTTCTACAAGGTGCGCGCCGGTCTTGACCAGGCCATCGCCCGCGGCCTGGCCTACGCCCCGTACGCCGACCTGATCTGGTGCGAAACCGCCAAGCCGGACCTGGACGAAGCCCGTCGCTTCGCCGAAGCGATCAAGAAGGAATACCCGGACCAACTGCTGTCGTACAACTGCTCGCCTTCCTTCAACTGGAAGAAAAACCTGGACGACGCGACCATCGCCAAGTTCCAGCGCGAGCTGTCCGCCATGGGCTACAAGCACCAGTTCATCACCCTGGCCGGCATTCACAACATGTGGCACAGCATGTTCAACCTGGCGCACGACTACGCCCGCAACGACATGACTGCCTACGTGAAACTGCAAGAACAAGAGTTCGCTGACGCTTCCAAAGGCTACACCTTCGTGGCCCACCAGCAGGAAGTCGGCACCGGCTACTTCGACGACATGACCACCGTGATCCAGGGCGGCACCTCGTCGGTGACCGCACTGACCGGGTCGACCGAAGAAGAGCAGTTCCACTGA